From a single Candidatus Binatia bacterium genomic region:
- the hypA gene encoding hydrogenase nickel incorporation protein HypA, giving the protein MHEFALAQAVVDAALQAADKAGISRVTKIAVHIGELQQMERESFAFALKEVMPATEARLADTVITIESEPARLQCRPCQHAFSLDETQAPRHDDELEAIHFIPELAHAFLRCPRCQSSDFEIIAGRGVTLQSVEGDT; this is encoded by the coding sequence GTGCACGAATTTGCCTTGGCGCAAGCGGTAGTCGATGCGGCCCTTCAAGCCGCAGATAAAGCGGGCATCTCCCGCGTCACCAAGATCGCTGTACACATCGGCGAGCTCCAGCAAATGGAAAGGGAGAGTTTCGCGTTCGCTCTCAAGGAAGTGATGCCGGCCACAGAGGCGCGCTTGGCCGACACCGTCATCACCATCGAGAGCGAGCCGGCCCGCTTGCAGTGCCGGCCCTGCCAGCACGCCTTCTCCCTGGATGAGACGCAGGCGCCGCGGCACGACGACGAATTGGAAGCCATCCATTTTATCCCCGAGCTGGCTCACGCCTTCCTGCGCTGTCCGCGGTGTCAGAGCTCCGACTTCGAGATCATCGCGGGGCGCGGAGTCACCCTTCAATCCGTGGAAGGGGATACGTAA
- a CDS encoding P-loop NTPase, with amino-acid sequence MDPRLAGIDRRLGEVRRILAVTGGKGGIGKSSIASVLALVLAERGMHTGLLDLDVTAPSDHVILGVDGAFPTEEFGLQPPVAHGIQFMSVSHFIGENPTPLRGVDVTNVIIELLAVTCWRALDVLVIDMPPGLGDASLDLARLLRRAEYLVVAGKSRVVLETVRRTLRFLTEIRA; translated from the coding sequence ATGGACCCACGGCTCGCCGGCATCGACCGGAGACTCGGCGAGGTACGGCGCATTCTCGCCGTCACCGGCGGCAAGGGCGGGATCGGCAAGAGCTCGATCGCCTCGGTCCTGGCTTTGGTGCTCGCCGAGCGCGGGATGCATACCGGCCTGCTCGACCTGGATGTCACGGCACCCAGCGACCACGTCATCCTCGGAGTCGACGGAGCTTTCCCCACGGAGGAGTTCGGACTCCAACCGCCGGTAGCGCACGGCATCCAGTTCATGTCGGTCAGCCACTTCATCGGCGAGAACCCAACGCCACTTCGGGGAGTGGATGTCACCAACGTCATCATCGAACTGCTCGCCGTCACCTGCTGGCGGGCGCTGGACGTCTTGGTCATCGACATGCCGCCCGGCTTGGGAGACGCGAGTTTGGACCTGGCGCGCTTGCTGCGCCGCGCCGAGTATCTCGTGGTAGCGGGAAAATCCCGCGTCGTGCTGGAGACGGTTCGCCGGACCCTGCGCTTCCTCACCGAGATTCGAGC